Within Oribacterium sp. oral taxon 102, the genomic segment AGACCCCCTTCTCTTCTTATCTGCCCCCGGACGAAGTTCGGGGGATCCCAGCGGCTTTAAGCGATTCAAAGCAATCACCTGCGATTGCTTCCTCGTTACCCCATTACCCCTTCACAGAGCCTGCGGTCACGCCGTCGATGAACTGATCCTGCGCCAGGAAGAAGATCACCAGCGACGGGATGATCGAAATGAGGGACAGCGCCAGAATCCGGTTCCATGCGAAGCCCGTATCCGCATCCATGGACATCTTCACGAAGATCGCCGCCGGGTAGCGCCGCGGTGTGGAAACATAGAGCAGCGGGCCCATGAAGTCGTTGTTCGACCACATGAACTGGAACAGTGCACAGGAGACCATCGCGGGCTTCAGCACCGGAACGATCACATGCCAGAGCGTCCCCAGCGAGGAGCAGCCGTCGATCTTCGCCGCCTCATCCAGCTCCTTCGGGATGTTCCGGAGGAACTGGATCAGCATAAACACAAAATAGGTGTCCTGCGCGAAGAGCGTCGCCACAATCAGCGGCAGATAGAGCGGGCTGTCGACCCAGCCCCACTTATTGTACATGATAAACTGCGGCACATTCAGCACCACGTTCGGCAGGAAAAGCGTCGACATCAGGAGAACGAAGAAGAAATCATGTCCCTTGAAGCGGAATCTGGCGAAGCCGTAGGCAGTAATCGTGCAGGAAAAGATCGTGAAGAGCACCTTCGGAAGGACGATCTTGTAGGTATTCAGCATGGAAGTCCAGATGTTAATGTCTCCGCCATAGCCCTGCATCGCCTTCTGGAAGCCCTCCATGGTCGGATGCTTCGGCAGGAAGCCGATACCGGAGAAGATCTCGGAATTGGTCTTGAATGCCGCACCGATCATCCAGAGCAGCGGATAAATCATGATGATGCCGACCACGATCAGCACGAAGTATTTCAGAAATGTGCTGAGCTGTCTTTTTCTCTCTAATGTCATGGCTTATGCCTCCTCATCCGAATAGTAAACCCAATGCTTCTGGCTGTACTGCAGGATCAGTGTAAAGAGCATCAGTACGACAAACAGCACCCATGCCTGTGCGCTCGCAAGCCCCATGTCATACTTCTTGAACGCGTTGTTGTAGATCAGCAGAGATACCAGCGTGGTCGCGCCTCTCGGACCGCCCTGCGTGATGATGTACGGCCCGTTGAACTCCTGAAACGCCTGCACGAGCTGTGTCACGAGGTTATAGAAGATGACCGGCGTGATCAGCGGCACGGTGATCGTGAAGAACTGCCGCCACTTGCCCGCGCCGTCCAGCGATGCCGCCTCGTAAAGATCCGGAGACACGCCCTTCAGCGCCGCGAGGAAGATCACCATGGAGGAGCCGAACTGCCATACGCGGAGAAGGCAGATAATGAAGAGGGCGGCATTCTTGTCCGCCAGCCAGTTCGGACCATTCACGCCGAATATCGCCAGCAGCATATTGATGATGCCGTCGTCCTTGAAGATCGCCTTCCAGAGCACGGCGATCGCCACGGAGCCGCCGAGGATGGAGGGAATGTAGTAAACGGTACGGAAGATCTTTACGCCCTTGATCTTGAAGTTAAGAATGTATGCCACAAACAGAGCGAAGACGAGCTTCAGCGGCACCGTCATAAACGCGTAACGGAAGGTGATGCTGAATGCGGACAGGATCTTCTTGTTATGGAAAATCTCCGCATAGTTCTGCAGCCCGACCTTCGAGATCCCATTGAAGAGCTGAAAATCGGTGAAGCTGTAAACCAGAGAGGATAGGAACGGATACCCCTTGAACGTGAGGAAGCCGATCAGCCACGGAAGGATAAAGAGGAAGCCCTTGTTTTCCTTCCAGAATGTTCCCTGCTTTCTTTTCTTTGTTTCTGACATACTTTATACTTTCTCCTTACTACAAAAGAGAGACATGCTCTCAAAGCTCTTCACAGAAGGGGCATGACACTTCTGCCGTCATGCCCCTTTAGCCGTCTGTGTATGAGATTCCGATCAGCCCTTGCTGGACTCTACGCCGTCAACGGCGTCGATCATCTGCTGTGCGAGTGCCTTCGAATCCTCGCCGTCGAAGCTCATGTTATCCATGATCTCGTAGTATGCGCCCTCTGCGGAATCCTTCAGTGCGGAGTCCTCATAATACGGGCTCAGCGGGAATACAAAGTTTGCCGTCGCGAGCTTGTTCGCCTCGAAGGTCGTACCCTTCAGGAGGTCTGCCTCCTCGAGGGTCTTCTGCGCTGCCTTGGAGCTGACCACGCCTCTCTCCAGCGCCATGGTCTTCACGCCGTCTCCGTTCAGAAGATAATCCAGCAGCTTCGCAGCCTCCTCCGGGTTCTTGGAATTCTTCGACACTGCAAACCCCATGGAAACCTTGTAGATCGTGGACGGTGTGCCGTAGTCCGCCGGATACTCGCCGATCACGAGCTCCTGCCCGTCCGAAAGCGCACCCTGCATCTTCTTCGCTGCGGAATCCCACTCATAAAGGCCTGCATACTTGCCGTCAATGAAGTTCGGATTCTTGTCGAGGGAATCCGCGCCGTCGCCTTTCAGCTTCTCCTGGCTCGGAATCACATGGTTCGCCTCGAGGCTCTTCAGGAAGTCGAAGCCGTCCGCAAGCTCCTCTACGGTATAGTTCAGCTTGCCGTCCTCTACCCATGCCTTGCCGTACTTCTCCTGCATATAGTAGGTCAGGAGCATGGTCAGGTCATACTCTCCCGCTGCGAGCGGATAATAGTCATCGCCGAGCTTCTCCTTGAATACCGGGCCTGCTGCGAGGAGATCCGCGAAGCTCTTCGGAAGCTCAAGTCCTGCCTTCTCCCATGCCTGCTTGTTCCAGTAGAATACACGTCCCGTGGTCGCTACCGGTACGCCCTGCAGCTTGCCGTCAATCGTCATCTGGGAAAGAAGCTTCTCATCATACTGCGTGAGGTCGAAGCTGTCCTTCAGCTGGTTCATGTCATAGAAGCCGTTGCCATCACCGGAGAACTGATAGATCCAGTTCCAGTTGATCTGGAGCAGATCCGGCTCGGAGTTTCCGGCGAGCTGGGTCGCAATCTTATCTGTCCAGCCGGACCATGCGCCGTACTCGGAATCGATCTTCACGTTCGGATTCGCCGCCATGTACTCATCCAGCGCCTTCAGCGTAGCCTCATGTCTGGAATCGCCGCCCCACCATGAGATCCGGAGATTCACGGAGCCGCCCGCTGTCTCTGCCGCCTTCGTCTCTGCCGCCGCGCTCGTCTCTGCCGCAGTCTCCGCCGCTGCGCTCGTCTCCGCCGGCTTTCCGGAGCCGCAGGCTGCGAGCCCCAGCACCATGCTTACCGCCATTGCGCCTGCCATTGCTTTCGTGACTTTCTTCATATTTACCTCCTAATATTATGTATGATACACGACATTTTGACTGTCGTATTCATTTACGTTGATGAGCTGCGGTTCCTCGTCCGCGGAGCCCGCGATGGAGAGCCGGTCAAGCACCAGCTTCTGCACATTTCTCGCGTAGACGGAAACGCCGTCCAGATCCGGGAAATGATCCATCATGATCGCCTGCCGCGGCTTCCGCTCTGCCCTCGGTCGGAAGACCGCCTCTATGTTCCGCAGCCTGAGACAGCCGATGTACTGCTCCGGCAGCCCGTAGGCACAGAGGATGCACGCCTCCGCACCGGTGCAGCGGATATTCTCCGCGGTGATCGTCCCGATCCGCGGCGTCCGCTCGTCCACGGGTAGCGCCGTCTGATTCTGCACATAGTCGCTGTGCCCGTCCGGATCGCAGAAATAAAACATATTCAGCGTGAACGGCATCAGGACATCCTCCATCCGGATATCATGGAAGCGGATCCCGTCGTAAACAGTGTACGGTCCCCTGCCGCGGCGGGTCTTGATGCGGAGCCCTCTGTCCGTCCCCCGGAAGATGCACTGTGAAACCTCGACATCGGCAACACCGCCTGCCGCCTCCGACCCGATGGTCACCGAGCCGTGCCCCCGCTCGAGCAGACAGTTCCGCACCGTGATGCACTCCGCCGCCCTGTGGTAATGCGTGCTCATATAGAGCTTGCCACTCTTTATGGCGATGCAGTCGTCTCCGACCGAGATCCGGCAGCCCAGCAGCAGGACATCCCGGCAGCTCTCCGGATCGAAGCCGTCCGTATTCGGGGAATCCGAGGGATTCCAAATCTCTGCATTGTAGAGTGCGATCCGCTCGCTGTAGTACGGATGTATCGTCCAGCTTGGCGAGTTCCGTACCGTGATGCCCTGCATTCGCACGCCCTCACAACGGCAGAGGAAGATCGTCTTCGGTCTCCACGCCGTCCGCTTCCGCTTCGGATCCACCCACCAGTCGGCACAGTCGGCATTGCCGTCGATCGTCCCCTCTCCGTAGATATCCAGCTCCGTTACGTCAATGCCGGTGAGCAGCGAGGCGAAGCTCGTTTCGGGGTTCCCCTCCCAGCTCGCCAGATTGTATTCGCCCTCCGCGCCCTCCGTCATCCCCGGGAGGAGCGGATAATGCGCCCTCTCCGGATCTCCGAGGAGCACCGCATCCTTTTCCAGATAGAGCCGGATGCGGCTCTTCAGGAAGAGCGGACCGGAAAGATAGGTTCCCGCCGGGAAAGATACCGTCCCCTCCGCCGGGCAGGCCGCGATCGCCGCCTGTAATGCTGCGGTATCGTTCGTCACGCCGTCTCCCGCCGCACCGAAGTCCCGTACATTGAGAAGCACGGACTCCCGATTGGTCCGGAAGCGCTGCTCCGTCCTCTCTTCTCCCCGGATCACAGTCAGGCTGTATTCGGTATCCGGAGAGAGTCCGAAGAGACTGACCGCATTTCTCGTATCCGCGAGCCGCTCCTCCCCATTCAGGAGGATACGGTAGGGAGCTGTCTCATAGATCTCGGAGCTCTGCATTTCCAGACAGATGCTGCGCGGAAAAACCGCGCGGATGTCAAAGCTCATGATATCAAACTCCTTCCCGCTCCCTGTAAATCTCTGTAAGCGCTTTCCCGTGTTCTGGCAGTATTATATGTCCTTTTCAGAGCAGAAAGCTTACACAAAAGGCTTTGAATTTCAAAAACTTATCCTATCGGATACTTATCCTATCAAAAATACCCTGCTTTTCTCCGGCTTTCCGGAAAAAAAACAGGGCATTTTCTCACTTTGTCAAGGCTTTAACCCAAAGTGTTTCACTTTTTCACAAAAGTTTTTCTATGTTTCCATACTTCGAGGTTATTGTATACAATGTCCTCCGCCTCACCTCGCTTGGTTCTTCCAATATGCAAATACGCTTTGCAAAATGATGAAGAAGCAGAGCAGCGCCGCAGTCGCGATATTCGCCCAGCTGGAGAGAAGCTTGCCGTTCGTGGTTACGAGCGTGCTGATCGTCCCGTTGATGAGCACCCCGAAGAAGGAGCCGACGACATTGCCGACACCGCCGGTCAGGAGCGTCCCGCCGATGACAGAGGAGGCGATTGCGCTCATCTCGAAGCCGCGTGCCTGCTGCACCGAGCCGGACATCGTATTCAGGCAGTAGCAGATCCCGCCGATCGAGCAGAGGAAGGAGGAAAGAACATAGGCGCGCAGCTTCACCCAGCGCACGTTAAGCCCCATCATTTCCGCCGACTGCTCACTGCCGCCCACCGCGTAGAGCGCACGTCCGAAGCGCGTATAGCGGAGCAGCAGATAAACCGCGAGCAGGACGAGGAGGGCGATCAGCACGGAGGCCCGGATGAAGGGTGCCTGCAGCTTTCCCTTCTTATTTACATAGCCGAGAAACGCCGGGAGCTGCAGCTTCCAGTTGGCAAGCAGGTAGAAGAAGCGGTTGCTCTCCTCCGTAATGGAGATCTGATCCGTGCAGATTACCGCCGTCATCCCCCGTGCGAAGAACATCCCCGCCATCGTGATGATGAAGGGCTGGATCTTCATATAGCCGATCAGGAAGCCCTGTACCGCGCCAAAGACGATGCCGATGCCGAGGATCAGCAGGATCAGCGGAATGCAGGGCAGTCCCCTCACGCCCATGCCATAGGCAAGGATCATGCAGTCCATCGCGATCAGCGAGCCGACCGAGATATCGATTCCGCCGGTCAGCATGACTAAGGTCATGCCCGCGGCGACACAGAGGAGCCCCGCATTGGTAATCAGCAGATTCAGAAAGGTCTGGAAGTGTATGAAGCCCTTCGCCCCGTAGAGGATGCAGCCTGCGAGATACAGCAGGAGAAATAGCAGTATCGTGATGTAGAGGAGCAGAGTGCTGCCATTCTGCCTTTTCAGAAATTTCCTAAGCATATACCGTCTCCTTTCCCTTCCCTCGGCGAAGCTCCCGCCGCTCCAGCCAGCCCCGGAAGACCGGTGCCTGAATCACGACGATCAGCACCACGATCAGCGCCTTCACCACCGGCGCCTGATCGGTGGAGACCCCCATAGCGAGCAGCGTCGTCGTGATCGCCTGAATCGTGTAGGCTCCGATGACGGAGCCCGCCATATTGAAGCGGCCGCCGCCCAGACTGTTCCCGCCGAGTGCTACCGCCAGAATCGCATCCAGCTCGTAGTTGAGCCCGATGTTGTTGGAATCCGCCGAATAGATCCGGGAGGAGGCAACGAGACCTGCGATCCCCGCGCAGATGCCGCAGAGCAGATAGCAGAGGAAGCAGACCGCCTCCGAGCTAATCCCGCTGATACGCGCCGCCCTCGCATTGATCCCGACAGACTGGATATATAACCCCATCGCCGTCCTCCGGAGCAGCAGCGCGACCGCAGCGATCACGAATATCGTAATGAAGATCGCCGTCGGCACGGGGCAGCCCGGAATGAAATTCCCGAAATACCTATACGGCTCATAGCGGATATAGGTGATCTGATTGTTGCAGAGCAGAAGACCGATTGCCCGCGCTGCCGTGAAGAGGATCAGCGTCGCCACCATCGGCTGGATACGAAGCCTCGATACGAGGAAGCCGTTGAATGCGCCGCAGAGCGCGCCGAGCAGGATGCCGAAGAGCAGCCCGAGAAAGAGCGGCACCTGAAGCGCTGTCGCACTGTTGACCCCGTAACCGGCGAGCAGCATACAGCTCCCGCAGGCAGCGAGACTCATCACCGAGCCGACGGAAATATCCGTTCCGGCGGAAACCGCGACGACCAGCGTCTGTCCCACCGCGAGGATCGCGATCTCCGAGCCTCGGTTCAGCACATCGATCAGCCGCCCGTAAAGTACGCCGTTCTGCATGTGGATCGCGAAAAAATCCGGACTCTTCAGGAGGTTTACCAGCAGCACGAGCACCATCATAAAGAACGGAAGGAAGAGCTGCTGCTTCGTGATATTTCTAAGCTTCATGCACTGCACCTCCCGCAATTGCGTTCATAATCGTCTCCTGTGTCATCTCCGCCTCCGCCGCACTGATCTCTCCGATCTTTTCTCCGTCTCGCATCACACACATCCGTGAGCAGGTACGGAGCATCTCCTCGATCTCGGAGGAAATGAAAATGATGCTCATGCCCTCTCCCGCAAATTGCAGAATCAGCCGCTGAAACTCCGTCTTGGTTCCGATGTCGATGCCCCGCGTCGGCTCGTCCAGAATCAGCAGCTCCGGCTCCGTGCAGAGCCAGCGTGCGAGGATCGCCTTCTGCTGGTTCCCGCCGGAGAGCTGCGCGATCGGCGTCTCGCGGGAAGCAGTCTTGATGTGAAGCATCTCGATATACTTGTCGGCGATCGCATTCTGCTCCGCTCTCGGAATCTGCCGGAAAATTCCCTTTCTCGCCTGCAAAGCGAGAATGATGTTTTCCCGGACGGAGAGACCTCCGATGCAGCCGTCCGACTTTCTGTCATCCGGCAGATATGCCATACCCGCGCGGATAGAATCGATCGGCGCCGAGATATGAAGCACCTTTCCCTTCATCGTGAGCCTGCCGCTCTGTGCCCTGTCCGCGCCGTAGATGCAGCGCACCAGTTCAGATCTCCCGCTGCCGAGCAGTCCGGTGATCCCCACGACCTCTCCTCTGTGAATCTCGAAATGAAAGGGCTTGATCGTCCCCCTGTGAGACAGCCCCTCCGCGGAGAGCAGCAGCTCGCCCCTCTTCGCATCGTCCCCCTCCTTCCTGATCGCAGCGAGATCGTCGAAGTCCTTGCCGAGCATCGCCGCAACGAGCTTCACCCTCGGCAGCTCCGCTACAGTATAATCTCCGACGAAGCTCCCGTTCCGCATGACCGTGATCCTGTCACAGACCGCATAAACCTGCTCGAGGAAGTGTGTCACAAAGAGTATCCCCACGCCTCTCTCCCGAAGGGAGCGCATCAGACCGAACAGCTTCTCCACCTCCTTGTCGTCGAGACTGGAGGTCGGCTCATCCAGGATGAGCACCCGGCAGTCCATATTGACCGCTCTGGCGATCGCCACCATCTGCCGGATCGCGAGCGAGTAATTCTCAAGGTTCTTCGTCACATCCAACGGGAGCTGCAGATTGTCCATGAGCCCCTGCGCGCGGCGGTTCATTTCTCTCCAGTCGATGCCGCCGAGCCTCGTCCGCGGCGCTCTCCCGAGGAACAGGTTCTCCGCGACACTCAGATTCGGACAGAGGTTAACCTCCTGATAGACCGTCGCGATACCGATCCGCTGTGCATCCATCGTAGAATGGTTCCGGATATTTCCGTCCACGCCCTTCATATACACCTCTCCGGCATCCCTCTCATAGACTCCGGTCAGGCACTTGATGATGGTGGACTTTCCTGCTCCGTTCTCTCCCATCAGCGCATGGATCTCGCCCTCCCGGATGGTAAGCTGCGCATTGTCCAGCGCAACGACCCCGGGGAAGGTTTTCCGGATATTCCGCATTTCAATGATTACATGTTCCTCCATAAGCGCTTTCCTTTCCGCTGCCATCTGCCTTATCCTAAGGAAATATCGGTTTCTTCCTGATTCTTGTGCCAATGGGCGTTCCGCTTCCCTAAATGGGGGCGGCTTTCGCCGCCCCGCTCCTCCTCCGTCTCCGCCGCGGATCAATATGCGGCGTCTACGACAGCCTGATCCACCGGCACGAGCGGCTCTGTAACCGCCTTACCGGCATTGTTGGTATAGCTGATCTCACTGAGACCCTCCTCCGCCACATACCACGGCTCTGCCATGAAGGTCTTCTTCTCTACCTTTTCCCCTGCCTCCAGCTTCTTGATGATATTCAGGCAATCCGGTCCCTGCAGGGGGTTGCACTGGAAGTCCGCATTGATCTTCCCGGCAAGCACATCCGTGAGTCCGGCGGTGCAGGCGTCAAAGGAAATCAGGATCACATCGCCGCCGACTCCGAATTTCACGCCTGCCGCGGTCATGGCGTCGATGGCACCGAATGCCTCGTTGTCGTTCTGGCAAATCACGACATTGAACTTGCCCTCATAGGACTTGCAATAGGACTCCATGACAGACTGCCCGCCCTCCTGCGTGAAGTCGCCGGTCTGGGAATCCAGCAGGTTCCAGCCGTTCTTCTCGATATACTTATGGAAGCCGCTCGTCCGTCCGATCTCCGCAGAGGAGCCGGTCGTGCCGGTGATCTCCAATATATTCAGCTCGGAAACCCCGTTCTTCTCCGCGTATGCCTCAAGCCATGCCCCTGCCGCAAGTCCCTCGTTCGTGAATTCCGAACCGACCCATGACACATATTTATCAGAGTCGTCGATGGTTCGGTCGATGACGATCACCGGAATACCGGCATCGTCCGCCTCGGTGAGAACGATGTCCCAGCCGGTCGAAATGATCGGGTCGATCACGATGTAATCCACCCCCTGCTGGATGAAGTTGCGAACTGCCTCGAGCTGCGCCGCGGAATCGTTATCGCAGTCCACAAACTGCAGGTCGATGCCGTTTTCCCTGGAGAGTGCCGCCTGTACGGAATTCGTAGAGGCGGTTCTCCAGTCCGACTCATGCCCTACCTGCGCGAAGCCTACCGTAATCATCGCACCGTCCGCCGTCTTCTCCTCTGTCTTCTCTGTCGCTTCCGCCGTCTTCGCTCCCTCGGTCTTCACCGCCTCTGTTACAGCGTCCGTCTCCGCGGACTTCGTGCCGCCGCAGCCCGCCAGCACCGTCCCCGCGAGTGCTGCCGCCATAAAGCCTGTCATAAGTCTTCTTTTCATTTTTCCCTCCATCTGTAAGAGAATTCCTCTTCTCTTTTCTGTATTTTCTGTCTCTATTCTGCCTTTTTTCCACAGTTTTTTCTATTTCATTCTCTGTTTCCAACTATTTTTTATTTGTTTTGACGATACAATTTGATAGTCATATGTTAAAATAAGATACAAATATTTCAATTATGAGAGCTTCGGGGTGAAAAATTTATGATTATCAGAAAATTGCCGCGATATTTTTCGATTTTTCACCGCCTCCGCTCTCTGTTTTTCCCGAAAAACTCACAAATTTTGACTCCGCCCGTACCGTGGAGGGAAAAATATCCGGCGCGCTTTCCGAAATGAACAAAACAGAACGACTGCTTTCCGAGCTTACTGCGGAAATTTCTAAAAATCTTCAGCAGGGGCGCTATCGCTTCCCGACGGAGCGAGAGCTGACGCTTCGCTACCGGTGCAGCCGGCGAACCGTGCGCGCCGCCCTGCAGGCGCTCTCGGAGAAGGGCTATCTCCGCCGCATTCAGGGCAGCGGCTGCTTCCTCAGCGGGCTCTCTCCGACAGAACGGGAAAACCGGATCGCGCTGCTGCTGGAGCAGCCGGACGACTATACCCATCCGGCGCTCGTTCATGCGCTTCGGGACAATCTCCGGCAGCGGGGCTTCCGGCTCGAGGTCTTCGATACCCGGGCGGATTTCTTCGAGGAGCGGAGAATTCTCTCTACGCATTGTCTCGGCGGCGGCTTCCGCGGAATTTTTTCTCACGCCTTCCGGCTCCTGGAAAATCCGAATCTCGACCTCTATGAACGTCTCTCTCATGCCGGCACGCCGATTCTCTTTCTGCACCGCGGCTACGAAAATTTCCCCTTTCCGAGCCTTTCCCCTGATGAATACGGAGGCGTGCGGCAGGCGGTACAGCTCCTGCGGAGAAGCCATCCGAAGAGGCTGATCGGGATCTTTCATAGCGATATCCCCGAGGAAGCCCTGCGGCTCTCCGCTTTTCTCCGCGTACTGCGGGAGGAGGGGCTCCCCTTCTCCGGGGATTTCCTGCTGCTTCTGTCTGCGGATCTGCCGTCCGAAGAGATGCGGCGTCAGATCCGGCACTTCCTGCAGACGCCGCCGGCGAATTCCGCTCTCCTCTGCGGCTCCGACCGGATCGCACAGCAGGTTATGGAGCTCTGCGCCGCGCTTCGAATCGCAGTCCCCGCAGAGCTCTCCCTGCTCAGCTTCGACGAGAGCTATCTCAGTATGCTCGGCGAATTCCGCTTCTCCTCCTATGGTCTGCACTCTCCCGGTCCCGGAGAGGCAGCCGCAGACTGGATGCTGCAAAAAACAGGAGGACAGACGCCGCCGCCTGCCCTCCTGCATTGGGAGCTCTCCCATTATGATACCGTGCTGCTGCGGTAGTCCCTCGCAGACATTCCCTGCGTCCTCCGGAAAACGAAGCTGAAATAGTGCGGATCCCGATATCCCACTCTCGCCGCGCATTCCGCAGTATGGAGCCGCTCCTCCCGGAGCAGCCGCTTCGCGAGCTCCATCCGCCTCCGGGTCACATATTCCACGAAGGTCTCTCCCATCTCGCGGCTGAAAGCCGTGCTCAGATAGCTGCCACTGACCCCGCAGTGCTCCGCCACGGAATGCAGAGACAGTCCCTCCTCGGTGAAATGCAGCTCCATATAGGCGAGCGCCTGCTTTAAAAACCTCGTATTCTCCTTCTGCCGCAGACGCTCCCGCACCTCGACGGCATGCGTCAGCAGCTCCTCCACATAGTCCCGGAGCGCCTCCTCCCCCTTCTCGAAATCCTGCAGCCCGCAGCGAAGCGCCCCCGTGAAGTCTGTCTGGCTCACCCCCAGCCGCTCTATATAGCGAAGCACGGCGAAGCGGATACCGAGTACGATATAGTCCCGAAGCATCCTCGACTGCAGGAGCTTCTCCAGACTCCTGAGATAGCTCCGCACGAAGTCCGCCGCCTCCTCCGCCTCTCCGTTCTCCAGAAATTCCTGCACTGCCGCCGTATCGAAGTCCTGCGGCTTCATCCCGGACAGCGCCTCCTGCTCCGATGCCGGCCGGAAGCATTCCAGCTGTTCCTCCGTCAGGATATGCTGCTCCGTCCGGAAGAAGCGAGTCGCGAAGACGCGGTTCAGCGCATGAAAGCAGTCCGACAGC encodes:
- a CDS encoding carbohydrate ABC transporter permease codes for the protein MTLERKRQLSTFLKYFVLIVVGIIMIYPLLWMIGAAFKTNSEIFSGIGFLPKHPTMEGFQKAMQGYGGDINIWTSMLNTYKIVLPKVLFTIFSCTITAYGFARFRFKGHDFFFVLLMSTLFLPNVVLNVPQFIMYNKWGWVDSPLYLPLIVATLFAQDTYFVFMLIQFLRNIPKELDEAAKIDGCSSLGTLWHVIVPVLKPAMVSCALFQFMWSNNDFMGPLLYVSTPRRYPAAIFVKMSMDADTGFAWNRILALSLISIIPSLVIFFLAQDQFIDGVTAGSVKG
- a CDS encoding carbohydrate ABC transporter permease, with product MSETKKRKQGTFWKENKGFLFILPWLIGFLTFKGYPFLSSLVYSFTDFQLFNGISKVGLQNYAEIFHNKKILSAFSITFRYAFMTVPLKLVFALFVAYILNFKIKGVKIFRTVYYIPSILGGSVAIAVLWKAIFKDDGIINMLLAIFGVNGPNWLADKNAALFIICLLRVWQFGSSMVIFLAALKGVSPDLYEAASLDGAGKWRQFFTITVPLITPVIFYNLVTQLVQAFQEFNGPYIITQGGPRGATTLVSLLIYNNAFKKYDMGLASAQAWVLFVVLMLFTLILQYSQKHWVYYSDEEA
- a CDS encoding ABC transporter substrate-binding protein yields the protein MKKVTKAMAGAMAVSMVLGLAACGSGKPAETSAAAETAAETSAAAETKAAETAGGSVNLRISWWGGDSRHEATLKALDEYMAANPNVKIDSEYGAWSGWTDKIATQLAGNSEPDLLQINWNWIYQFSGDGNGFYDMNQLKDSFDLTQYDEKLLSQMTIDGKLQGVPVATTGRVFYWNKQAWEKAGLELPKSFADLLAAGPVFKEKLGDDYYPLAAGEYDLTMLLTYYMQEKYGKAWVEDGKLNYTVEELADGFDFLKSLEANHVIPSQEKLKGDGADSLDKNPNFIDGKYAGLYEWDSAAKKMQGALSDGQELVIGEYPADYGTPSTIYKVSMGFAVSKNSKNPEEAAKLLDYLLNGDGVKTMALERGVVSSKAAQKTLEEADLLKGTTFEANKLATANFVFPLSPYYEDSALKDSAEGAYYEIMDNMSFDGEDSKALAQQMIDAVDGVESSKG
- a CDS encoding glycoside hydrolase family 28 protein; this translates as MSFDIRAVFPRSICLEMQSSEIYETAPYRILLNGEERLADTRNAVSLFGLSPDTEYSLTVIRGEERTEQRFRTNRESVLLNVRDFGAAGDGVTNDTAALQAAIAACPAEGTVSFPAGTYLSGPLFLKSRIRLYLEKDAVLLGDPERAHYPLLPGMTEGAEGEYNLASWEGNPETSFASLLTGIDVTELDIYGEGTIDGNADCADWWVDPKRKRTAWRPKTIFLCRCEGVRMQGITVRNSPSWTIHPYYSERIALYNAEIWNPSDSPNTDGFDPESCRDVLLLGCRISVGDDCIAIKSGKLYMSTHYHRAAECITVRNCLLERGHGSVTIGSEAAGGVADVEVSQCIFRGTDRGLRIKTRRGRGPYTVYDGIRFHDIRMEDVLMPFTLNMFYFCDPDGHSDYVQNQTALPVDERTPRIGTITAENIRCTGAEACILCAYGLPEQYIGCLRLRNIEAVFRPRAERKPRQAIMMDHFPDLDGVSVYARNVQKLVLDRLSIAGSADEEPQLINVNEYDSQNVVYHT
- a CDS encoding ABC transporter permease subunit encodes the protein MLRKFLKRQNGSTLLLYITILLFLLLYLAGCILYGAKGFIHFQTFLNLLITNAGLLCVAAGMTLVMLTGGIDISVGSLIAMDCMILAYGMGVRGLPCIPLILLILGIGIVFGAVQGFLIGYMKIQPFIITMAGMFFARGMTAVICTDQISITEESNRFFYLLANWKLQLPAFLGYVNKKGKLQAPFIRASVLIALLVLLAVYLLLRYTRFGRALYAVGGSEQSAEMMGLNVRWVKLRAYVLSSFLCSIGGICYCLNTMSGSVQQARGFEMSAIASSVIGGTLLTGGVGNVVGSFFGVLINGTISTLVTTNGKLLSSWANIATAALLCFFIILQSVFAYWKNQAR
- a CDS encoding ABC transporter permease, yielding MKLRNITKQQLFLPFFMMVLVLLVNLLKSPDFFAIHMQNGVLYGRLIDVLNRGSEIAILAVGQTLVVAVSAGTDISVGSVMSLAACGSCMLLAGYGVNSATALQVPLFLGLLFGILLGALCGAFNGFLVSRLRIQPMVATLILFTAARAIGLLLCNNQITYIRYEPYRYFGNFIPGCPVPTAIFITIFVIAAVALLLRRTAMGLYIQSVGINARAARISGISSEAVCFLCYLLCGICAGIAGLVASSRIYSADSNNIGLNYELDAILAVALGGNSLGGGRFNMAGSVIGAYTIQAITTTLLAMGVSTDQAPVVKALIVVLIVVIQAPVFRGWLERRELRRGKGKETVYA
- a CDS encoding sugar ABC transporter ATP-binding protein — its product is MEEHVIIEMRNIRKTFPGVVALDNAQLTIREGEIHALMGENGAGKSTIIKCLTGVYERDAGEVYMKGVDGNIRNHSTMDAQRIGIATVYQEVNLCPNLSVAENLFLGRAPRTRLGGIDWREMNRRAQGLMDNLQLPLDVTKNLENYSLAIRQMVAIARAVNMDCRVLILDEPTSSLDDKEVEKLFGLMRSLRERGVGILFVTHFLEQVYAVCDRITVMRNGSFVGDYTVAELPRVKLVAAMLGKDFDDLAAIRKEGDDAKRGELLLSAEGLSHRGTIKPFHFEIHRGEVVGITGLLGSGRSELVRCIYGADRAQSGRLTMKGKVLHISAPIDSIRAGMAYLPDDRKSDGCIGGLSVRENIILALQARKGIFRQIPRAEQNAIADKYIEMLHIKTASRETPIAQLSGGNQQKAILARWLCTEPELLILDEPTRGIDIGTKTEFQRLILQFAGEGMSIIFISSEIEEMLRTCSRMCVMRDGEKIGEISAAEAEMTQETIMNAIAGGAVHEA
- a CDS encoding ABC transporter substrate-binding protein, with product MKRRLMTGFMAAALAGTVLAGCGGTKSAETDAVTEAVKTEGAKTAEATEKTEEKTADGAMITVGFAQVGHESDWRTASTNSVQAALSRENGIDLQFVDCDNDSAAQLEAVRNFIQQGVDYIVIDPIISTGWDIVLTEADDAGIPVIVIDRTIDDSDKYVSWVGSEFTNEGLAAGAWLEAYAEKNGVSELNILEITGTTGSSAEIGRTSGFHKYIEKNGWNLLDSQTGDFTQEGGQSVMESYCKSYEGKFNVVICQNDNEAFGAIDAMTAAGVKFGVGGDVILISFDACTAGLTDVLAGKINADFQCNPLQGPDCLNIIKKLEAGEKVEKKTFMAEPWYVAEEGLSEISYTNNAGKAVTEPLVPVDQAVVDAAY